The region ATCCGCTTCTTCCAGGAAATGGCGCGTAAATATGGCAACAAGCCGAATGTCATTTATGAAATCTACAACGAACCGCTTCAGGTCTCATGGAGCAATACCATTAAACCTTATGCGGAAGCCGTGATTTCCGCCATTCGCGCCATTGACCCGGATAACCTGATTATTGTCGGTACGCCCAGTTGGTCGCAAAATGTTGATGAAGCCTCACGCGATCCGATCAACGCCAAGAATATCGCCTATACGCTGCATTTCTACGCGGGGACCCATGGCGAGTCATTACGCAATAAAGCCCGTCAGGCGTTAAATAATGGTATTGCGCTTTTCGTCACCGAGTGGGGCGCGGTTAACGCGGACGGCAATGGCGGAGTGAACCAGACAGAAACCGACGCCTGGGTAACGTTTATGCGTGATAACAACATCAGCAACGCAAACTGGGCGCTGAATGATAAAAACGAAGGGGCGTCAACCTATTATCCGGACTCTACAAACCTGACCGAGTCTGGCAAAAAAGTAAAATCGATCATTCAAAGCTGGCCATACAAAGTGGGTAACGCCGCCAGTGCAGCAACCGATCCGTCAACCGATACCACGAGCACCACCGTTGATGAACCGGCCACGACCGATACGCCGACAACAGCCAATTGCGCCAATGTCAACGTTTACCCCAACTGGGTTAGCAAAGACTGGGCGGGCGGGCAGCCTAATCATAACGAAGCAGGCCAATCGATCGTCTACAAAGGCAACCTTTATACCGCAAACTGGTATACCTCATCCATCCCAGGCAGCGATGCCTCCTGGGCGCAGGTTGGTAGCTGTAACTGATTGATTAGTTTTTTCACACCCAAAAAACAGGGCTGCGCGATTGCAGCCCTGCTATATAACATCCCATCAGTTAATTGCGTTCAAAAGCGCCCAAATCCGGTGCGCTACCTGAATAGCTGATATTGCTCTCTTTCGTACCCGCGTTAATCAGCTTTGAGTTAGCCGACAGACGGAATAACGAGGTTTCCGGCAACGTGCCGTCATTATCACGAGATACGGTAGCCAGCGAAGTATCCAGGCTGAAGAAATCGGACGCGGAAGCCGCCGGCCCCGTATCCCATGAGTTGGATTTCGCATCCGCATTATTGACCGTTACAGACGCAGACAGAGACACGTTGTTACGAAAGTAATGTTTCTGACCTGACTGTACGTTGCTCCCAAAACCATAATTAATGCCGTTTTTATATGACGTGTTATTTATTACCGTGACGCCGCCGGCGTTATTATTCTGATCAAAGCCTTTGCTCACATTGCCAAACGCAACGGAACGAGTAATACGATGATTGCCAACAGCCTGATTACCGCCCAGTTTGAACCCGTTGCCATTGCCGGCGAACGAGCTGTCATTCCAGTAATTAATACCATTACGGAAAGCCCAACTGTCTTCAATCACGACTTTCTGCGGACTGTCAAATAAGTCAAACCCGTCATCCGAGTTTTCCCAGGCGCGACAACCGACAAAGCGGTTACCCG is a window of Dickeya solani IPO 2222 DNA encoding:
- a CDS encoding cellulase family glycosylhydrolase, coding for MPLAYLDKNPVTHSKKHAPRKKLFLSCAGLGLSLACLSSNAWASVEPLSVNGNKIYAGEKAKSFAGNSLFWSNNGWGGEKFYTADTVASLKKDWKSSIVRAAMGVQESGGYLQDPAGNKTKVEKVVDAAIANDMYVIIDWHSHSAENNRSEAIRFFQEMARKYGNKPNVIYEIYNEPLQVSWSNTIKPYAEAVISAIRAIDPDNLIIVGTPSWSQNVDEASRDPINAKNIAYTLHFYAGTHGESLRNKARQALNNGIALFVTEWGAVNADGNGGVNQTETDAWVTFMRDNNISNANWALNDKNEGASTYYPDSTNLTESGKKVKSIIQSWPYKVGNAASAATDPSTDTTSTTVDEPATTDTPTTANCANVNVYPNWVSKDWAGGQPNHNEAGQSIVYKGNLYTANWYTSSIPGSDASWAQVGSCN